One genomic window of Columba livia isolate bColLiv1 breed racing homer chromosome 9, bColLiv1.pat.W.v2, whole genome shotgun sequence includes the following:
- the LOC102097431 gene encoding LOW QUALITY PROTEIN: PHD finger protein 7 (The sequence of the model RefSeq protein was modified relative to this genomic sequence to represent the inferred CDS: inserted 2 bases in 1 codon): protein MAFALSPPACMLCHRAAADPDVCGHKLEAGGLCAHEFCLVSSPRAPSSFLPGVEEVGLRGFLPEDIRHTINRAAQQHCFICGDSGATITCWETGCDRSFHLPCATQGECVTQFLFQYRSFCWEHSTKQTVEAAPEDDTTCLICLDLVGDRRSYSVMVCPACKHAWFHRGCIQVGAIPLPQDTAGAQQQQXVSLPLLVLLLQGQAVRDGISRFQCPLCRDRDAFLSEMLTMGIRIPFRLPSWDSLEYGALSERHSRCDATECLCPGGRGQGDEEGPWQLLLCCSCASEGIHRGCSYLWNSTSSWECDICAGLGTGERQSIQGPWPGARQGLAAGAVGGLGRASVLQEGWGHCPGLS from the exons ATGGCATTTGCTCTCTCCCCTCCAGCCTGCATGCTGTGTCACCGGGCTGCGGCCGACCCAGACGTCTGTGGGCACAAACTGGAGGCAGGCGGGCTCTGTGCCCATGAGTTCTGCCTGGTGAGTTCCCCCAGGGCTCCCTCCAGCTTTCTGCCAG GTGTAGAGGAAGTCGGACTCAGGGGATTTCTCCCTGAGGATATTCGACATACAATCAACCGGGCAGCACAACAG CACTGCTTCATCTGTGGGGACAGCGGGGCCACCATCACCTGCTGGGAAACAGGCTGTGACCGCAGTTTTCATCTGCCCTGTGCCACGCAGGGTGAATGTGTCACTCAGTTCCTTTTTCAGTACAG GTCCTTCTGCTGGGAACACAGCACCAAGCAGACCGTGGAGGCAGCTCCAGAGGATGATACCACCTGCCTCATTTGTCTGGACCTTGTGGGGGACAGAAGGTCCTACAGCGTCATGGTGTGTCCAGCATGCAAACACGCCTGGTTTCACAGGGGCTGTATCCAGGTAGGAGCCATTCCCTTGCCTCAGGACACAGCAGgcgctcagcagcagca ggtctCACTCCCACTCCTTGTGCTTCtcctgcagggacaggctgtGCGTGATGGCATCTCTCGTTTCCAGTGCCCACTTTGCAGAGACAGGGATGCATTTCTCTCAGAAATGCTCACCATGGGGATCCGAATCCCCTTCAG ATTGCCATCGTGGGACAGCCTGGAATATGGAGCACTAAGCGAGAGGCACAGCCGGTGTGATGCGACTGAATGCCTTTGTCCTGGAGGCAGGGGGCAGGGAGATGAAGAGGG GCCTTGGCAACTTCTCCTGTGCTGCTCTTGTGCTTCTGAAGGTATCCACAGAGGCTGCTCCTATTTGTGGAACAGCACGTCCAGCTGGGAGTGTGACATCTGTGCTGGCCTGGGCACTGGTGAGAGGCAAAGCATCCAGGGCCCCTGGCCTGGGGCCAGGCAAGGCCTGGCAGCAGGTGCTGTGGGTGGGCTTGGAAGAGCCTCTGTGCTCCAGGAGGGCTGGGGGCACTGCCCTggcctctcc